Proteins from a genomic interval of Neorhodopirellula lusitana:
- a CDS encoding ExeA family protein yields the protein MSPVEPQFHVPLFPPFPSAERYVRVGSQDDALQRVMRAVEAWEAISLVIGPPGTGKSLICRMLKNHFASQREVIVFGDATLESPTALQRHLLSRLDRIRGIAAAPASAQDDPQLAIMERIASSSPEFAGLLLLVDEAQDLSPETLDTIRMLTNAMTSDGRPCVSAVLVGGPKLDETLALPSLEALVQRVATRCYVHPLSSDETIHYVSKVLQRSAGWGVDAIDEAAIRSIHRACSGVPRLINQLMNASVEFAKENDEREVTTQTVDQAWAILQQLPSPILEEPEIARPTSEIEFGLLDEDDSAASSEGNFNAGMCDAGECNADECDSAKCEADDCESDASHSESTYMELELTLDDESDFEYDEEPLAVAESKPSITLNEQAEGSVWEDPKPELDDISLAGEGMHLGIISEDAIGIGSLSMDCQTIGAFQCDTTSCEDSASELEDQEATETARNESTLSPDNLFGDFEEEEPIVGAVDGKSVADSAFALDQDNSHSDDLETSLHQEILSLRGAAAAPVLWVEDEDGTSVDDDRDLLVIEDDVDVDGVAVQNEVEVDEKPANTVAVDFQAMLAKMRSPNR from the coding sequence ATGTCGCCGGTTGAACCACAGTTTCACGTTCCCTTATTTCCTCCCTTCCCAAGTGCCGAACGCTATGTTCGCGTGGGTTCCCAGGATGACGCGCTCCAGCGTGTGATGCGTGCCGTTGAGGCATGGGAAGCCATTTCGCTGGTCATCGGGCCTCCGGGAACAGGCAAGTCCTTGATTTGCCGCATGCTGAAGAACCACTTCGCAAGCCAACGGGAAGTCATCGTCTTCGGTGATGCCACCCTGGAAAGCCCCACCGCGTTACAGCGTCACCTGCTGAGCCGATTGGACCGCATCCGTGGGATCGCAGCCGCTCCGGCTTCCGCTCAAGATGACCCGCAACTTGCGATCATGGAGCGAATTGCTAGCAGCTCACCCGAATTCGCGGGACTGCTGTTGTTGGTTGATGAAGCCCAAGATCTATCGCCAGAAACACTCGACACGATTCGCATGCTAACCAACGCGATGACCAGCGATGGCCGTCCTTGTGTCAGTGCCGTTTTAGTCGGCGGCCCGAAACTAGATGAAACGCTCGCGTTACCTTCGCTCGAAGCACTGGTCCAACGCGTCGCCACACGCTGCTACGTGCATCCGCTGTCCAGCGACGAAACCATTCATTACGTCAGCAAAGTGCTTCAACGCAGTGCTGGTTGGGGAGTCGACGCAATCGACGAAGCCGCCATCCGGTCCATCCACCGTGCTTGCAGTGGCGTGCCACGATTGATCAACCAACTGATGAACGCTTCGGTCGAGTTCGCGAAAGAGAACGACGAGCGAGAAGTCACCACCCAAACGGTGGATCAAGCTTGGGCCATCTTGCAACAGCTGCCCAGCCCCATCCTGGAAGAACCAGAAATCGCTCGCCCGACCAGCGAAATCGAATTCGGCCTACTCGATGAGGACGACTCCGCGGCTTCTTCGGAAGGCAACTTCAACGCGGGTATGTGCGATGCCGGAGAATGCAACGCCGACGAGTGCGACTCCGCAAAATGCGAAGCTGATGACTGCGAATCGGATGCGTCGCACTCCGAATCAACCTACATGGAATTGGAACTCACCCTCGACGACGAATCGGACTTCGAATACGACGAGGAACCACTCGCCGTGGCGGAATCCAAACCCTCGATCACGTTGAATGAACAAGCCGAAGGCAGCGTCTGGGAAGATCCAAAGCCCGAACTCGACGACATTTCGCTTGCCGGTGAGGGCATGCATCTGGGGATCATCAGCGAAGATGCAATCGGCATCGGATCGCTAAGCATGGACTGCCAAACCATTGGTGCGTTTCAGTGCGATACGACCAGCTGCGAAGACTCGGCCAGCGAACTGGAAGATCAAGAAGCGACAGAGACCGCACGAAACGAATCGACTCTTTCACCAGACAACCTGTTCGGTGATTTCGAAGAAGAGGAACCGATCGTGGGCGCCGTCGACGGAAAGTCCGTGGCCGATTCGGCATTCGCTTTGGACCAAGACAACTCGCATTCAGATGACCTGGAAACGTCCTTGCATCAAGAAATCCTCAGCCTACGAGGCGCCGCGGCAGCTCCTGTGTTGTGGGTGGAAGATGAAGACGGCACCAGCGTCGACGACGATCGCGACTTGTTGGTGATCGAAGACGACGTCGATGTCGATGGCGTTGCCGTTCAAAACGAAGTTGAAGTCGACGAAAAACCCGCTAACACGGTTGCTGTTGATTTCCAAGCCATGCTTGCCAAGATGCGTTCACCCAATCGCTAA